A genomic segment from Flammeovirga pectinis encodes:
- a CDS encoding AMP-dependent synthetase/ligase: MSGSSTHLVHTIRSQANKYKDRDAVRYRVADGIWKGISWNDFAKEIDNISLGMLASGIDVQDKIGIYAQNMPNWTITDFAAQQIRAVSVSIYATSTAKQAAYIINDAGIKIMFVGDQEQYDNIIEVAADCPSLQYVVTMKNSIHRRGNEKGLLWEEFILKGSKDQYIEIERRVEEADFNDLMTLIYTSGTTGVPKGVMMDYTNFVSQFEAHLALIEFNDTYTNLSFLPLSHVFERAWSTYVLYRGAINYYLEDTTLIKEALLETSPDVMCAVPRFYEKIYSTVHEKVAKASPTKKAIFNWAVNVGKRCFELRNSNKSLSGLDKFKYGIANKLILSKFQKLLGGNIKFMPAGGAKLDPEIGKFFHAIGIPVILGYGLTETCATVTAWHINQPFNPDSIGTPLEGVEVKIGESSEILVKSKVVMKGYYNNPEETAKVFTEDGFFRTGDAGEFDADGNLLITDRIKELMKTSNGKYIAPQVVEGKVGKDHFVEQIAIIADGRNFVSALIVPTYINLEEYAEENGITFKDREELISNKDIVKMYEKRVELLQHDLAKFEKIKKFTLLPKEFSIENGEMTPTLKLKRKAISERYKQQIDEIYAK, from the coding sequence ATGTCAGGTTCTTCTACACATTTAGTACATACTATACGATCGCAAGCCAATAAATATAAAGATAGAGATGCAGTTCGATACAGAGTTGCAGATGGAATTTGGAAAGGAATTTCTTGGAATGATTTCGCTAAAGAAATAGACAATATATCTCTTGGTATGTTAGCATCTGGAATTGATGTGCAAGATAAAATTGGTATCTATGCGCAGAATATGCCAAACTGGACGATAACAGATTTTGCAGCACAGCAAATTAGAGCCGTAAGTGTATCTATTTATGCAACAAGTACAGCAAAACAAGCTGCATATATTATAAATGATGCAGGTATTAAAATAATGTTTGTTGGAGATCAAGAACAATACGATAATATCATAGAAGTAGCCGCAGATTGCCCTTCTTTACAATATGTAGTTACTATGAAAAATAGTATCCATAGAAGAGGCAATGAAAAAGGGTTGCTTTGGGAAGAGTTTATCTTAAAAGGATCAAAAGATCAATATATAGAAATTGAGAGAAGAGTAGAAGAAGCAGATTTTAACGATTTAATGACGTTAATTTATACTTCTGGAACTACAGGTGTTCCAAAGGGTGTAATGATGGATTATACCAACTTTGTTTCTCAATTCGAAGCTCACTTGGCATTAATTGAGTTTAATGATACCTATACAAACTTAAGTTTCTTACCACTATCTCATGTTTTTGAAAGAGCATGGTCAACGTATGTATTGTATAGAGGTGCTATCAATTATTATTTAGAAGATACAACTTTAATAAAAGAGGCTTTACTAGAAACATCTCCTGATGTTATGTGTGCTGTACCTCGTTTTTACGAAAAAATATATTCTACTGTTCACGAGAAAGTAGCCAAAGCATCGCCTACTAAAAAAGCGATATTTAATTGGGCTGTAAACGTGGGTAAAAGGTGTTTTGAATTAAGAAACTCGAACAAATCATTATCTGGTTTAGATAAGTTTAAATACGGAATTGCCAATAAATTAATTTTAAGTAAGTTCCAGAAATTGTTAGGCGGTAATATTAAATTTATGCCTGCTGGTGGAGCAAAACTAGATCCGGAAATTGGTAAATTTTTCCATGCAATTGGTATTCCTGTCATTTTAGGTTATGGTTTAACAGAAACATGTGCAACTGTAACAGCATGGCACATTAACCAACCATTTAACCCAGATTCTATTGGTACGCCATTAGAAGGTGTTGAAGTTAAAATTGGCGAAAGTAGCGAAATACTTGTAAAGAGTAAAGTAGTAATGAAAGGGTACTACAACAACCCAGAAGAAACGGCCAAAGTATTTACAGAAGATGGTTTCTTTAGAACTGGTGATGCTGGTGAATTTGATGCTGATGGTAATTTATTAATTACTGATAGAATTAAAGAACTAATGAAGACTTCTAATGGTAAATATATTGCACCTCAAGTGGTAGAAGGGAAAGTAGGTAAAGATCACTTTGTAGAGCAAATAGCTATTATTGCAGATGGGCGTAACTTTGTTTCTGCATTGATTGTTCCAACATATATCAATTTAGAAGAATACGCAGAAGAAAATGGTATTACTTTTAAAGATAGAGAAGAGCTTATTTCTAATAAAGACATTGTAAAAATGTACGAGAAAAGAGTAGAGCTTTTACAACATGATCTTGCAAAATTTGAGAAGATTAAAAAATTCACATTATTACCTAAAGAATTTTCTATTGAGAATGGTGAAATGACACCAACACTTAAATTAAAGAGAAAGGCAATAAGTGAGAGATATAAGCAACAAATTGATGAAATCTATGCAAAGTAG